In Winkia neuii, a genomic segment contains:
- a CDS encoding bifunctional folylpolyglutamate synthase/dihydrofolate synthase, with amino-acid sequence MNNEHDADHTSAADAFLAAVDEAGQSGIDPELLPYLEAADQDEEPKKLPVTDISAEAEERQALENLVEASLLAGPLPEVVNEVSKEKTPEEAHQDLLKEAAREAALDKEVSRIYAQIIARAPEHKVQPSLDRVAMAMQYLGDPQQSFPAVHITGTNGKTSTARMIDSLAQATGLRTGRFTSPHLHTVRERISLDGEPISKEGFIAAYKDVADIVSMVDQKNAAGEGARLSFFEVFTVMAYAAFADYPIDLGVIEVGMGGRWDATNVIDAGVGVITPISKDHEKWLGSTLPQIASEKAGIIKEGMILILSKQEGSARQVILEEAQKKHATVREYGKDIEVLSRQNAVGGQLITVRTPAAVYEDVYVPLFGRHQAENAALAIAAFEAMAGGKALDARLLEQGMAAASSPGRAEILRSSPTVMVDAAHNPGGAAVLRRTLEDDFPFTDIVGVYSAMGDKDVEGVLSEMEPLLQAIVLTEMPGERAMKIDRLRQIAEDVFGPDRVLVAEDTASAIDQAVTASEQAGAPAPNTAVVAFGSVVFAAHVREVMGVGKAPSENVPSNI; translated from the coding sequence ATGAATAACGAACACGATGCGGATCACACCAGCGCGGCGGATGCCTTCTTGGCAGCGGTTGATGAGGCAGGCCAGTCGGGCATAGACCCGGAGTTGCTGCCCTATCTGGAAGCGGCCGACCAGGACGAGGAACCGAAGAAACTACCGGTGACGGACATAAGTGCCGAGGCCGAAGAGAGGCAGGCTCTCGAGAATTTGGTCGAGGCCTCATTGCTAGCAGGACCGTTGCCCGAAGTGGTAAACGAAGTTAGTAAAGAAAAGACTCCGGAAGAAGCCCACCAGGACCTGCTAAAAGAAGCAGCCCGTGAGGCCGCCCTCGACAAGGAGGTCAGCCGGATCTACGCCCAAATTATTGCGCGCGCTCCCGAGCACAAGGTGCAGCCTTCCCTTGACCGGGTAGCTATGGCAATGCAGTACTTGGGAGACCCGCAGCAGTCCTTCCCGGCAGTGCACATCACGGGTACCAACGGGAAGACCTCTACCGCGCGCATGATCGATTCGCTGGCCCAAGCTACTGGTCTGCGGACCGGACGATTCACCAGCCCGCACCTGCATACCGTCCGCGAGCGTATCTCGCTCGACGGTGAGCCTATCTCGAAGGAAGGCTTCATTGCCGCCTATAAGGATGTGGCTGACATTGTCAGCATGGTAGATCAGAAGAATGCCGCTGGGGAGGGAGCGCGCCTGTCCTTCTTCGAGGTGTTCACGGTCATGGCCTATGCAGCTTTTGCCGATTACCCGATTGATCTTGGCGTTATAGAGGTTGGAATGGGTGGCAGGTGGGATGCCACTAACGTGATCGATGCTGGGGTAGGAGTCATTACTCCAATTAGTAAGGATCACGAGAAGTGGCTTGGATCGACGCTGCCTCAGATTGCCTCAGAAAAGGCGGGCATTATTAAGGAGGGAATGATCCTTATCCTGTCCAAACAGGAAGGGTCCGCCCGGCAGGTGATCTTGGAGGAAGCCCAGAAGAAGCACGCTACTGTTCGTGAATACGGCAAGGATATTGAGGTCCTGTCCCGCCAGAATGCTGTTGGGGGACAATTGATTACGGTGCGTACGCCCGCGGCGGTGTACGAGGACGTGTACGTGCCGCTCTTCGGACGTCACCAAGCAGAAAATGCTGCGCTCGCCATCGCTGCGTTCGAGGCTATGGCCGGTGGTAAGGCCTTGGATGCGAGGCTGCTGGAACAGGGGATGGCGGCGGCGAGCTCGCCAGGTCGGGCCGAGATACTGCGTTCCTCCCCAACGGTCATGGTCGACGCTGCGCACAATCCAGGCGGGGCGGCAGTGTTGCGGCGTACTCTCGAGGACGACTTCCCGTTCACGGACATCGTGGGCGTGTATTCGGCTATGGGAGACAAGGATGTAGAGGGCGTGCTTTCAGAGATGGAACCGCTTCTGCAAGCTATCGTTCTGACCGAGATGCCGGGCGAACGGGCCATGAAGATTGATCGGCTTCGCCAGATTGCGGAGGACGTGTTCGGACCGGACCGGGTGCTTGTTGCAGAAGATACCGCCTCCGCAATTGATCAGGCTGTGACCGCTTCGGAGCAGGCGGGCGCGCCAGCACCGAACACCGCTGTAGTTGCGTTCGGATCGGTAGTATTTGCAGCACACGTGCGTGAAGTGATGGGCGTAGGAAAAGCCCCATCCGAGAACGTGCCCAGTAATATATAG
- a CDS encoding amidohydrolase family protein has protein sequence MFLPGKVGQVVQGELKFVPCGLHVEDGRIRLPESGQDGHRWILPGLVDVHCHLGMRGVEPVSRAELEEQGKADRDSGVLAVRDCGTVTNNAWVKSVAYLPRLIRCGRHVARFKRYIKGLPIDVDNQADLPQVLSHQAQRADGWVKLVADWIDRSMGREAVLRPLWEKAVLREAIAAAHEAGAKVTAHSFSHEAIDPLLEAGVDCIEHGTGMDEVQMQEAARRSIAVTPTLCQVGMFPTFAAPGRQKYPLYYEQMIRMWERRYEQVAQMVDAGIHIMVGTDTAPKPLHGGIGQEIAELEKVGLPGSEIVAAASWRTRNFLELDNLTEGASADFLCYHENPLENPRILAKPDEVYLRGRRYK, from the coding sequence GTGTTCCTCCCCGGCAAAGTAGGGCAGGTAGTGCAGGGCGAACTCAAGTTCGTCCCCTGCGGCCTGCATGTCGAGGACGGGCGGATTCGCCTGCCCGAATCCGGTCAGGACGGACATCGGTGGATCTTGCCTGGCTTGGTAGATGTGCACTGCCATCTTGGGATGCGCGGAGTGGAGCCAGTTAGCCGGGCAGAGCTAGAAGAACAGGGGAAGGCAGATCGCGATAGCGGCGTTTTAGCAGTCCGGGATTGTGGCACTGTCACGAACAATGCGTGGGTGAAGTCTGTCGCTTACCTGCCGCGCCTAATCCGGTGTGGGCGCCACGTGGCCCGCTTTAAGCGGTACATAAAAGGTCTGCCAATAGATGTTGACAACCAGGCCGACTTGCCGCAGGTGCTGTCGCATCAGGCTCAGCGGGCAGACGGTTGGGTGAAGCTCGTCGCCGATTGGATAGACCGTTCCATGGGGAGAGAGGCGGTTCTTCGCCCTCTGTGGGAGAAGGCCGTTCTTCGGGAGGCAATCGCCGCCGCTCACGAGGCCGGTGCCAAAGTGACTGCGCATTCTTTCAGCCACGAGGCTATCGATCCGCTGCTGGAAGCTGGCGTCGACTGTATTGAACACGGTACTGGCATGGATGAAGTGCAGATGCAGGAGGCGGCACGCAGGTCGATAGCGGTCACTCCCACTCTGTGTCAGGTGGGAATGTTTCCCACTTTCGCAGCGCCGGGCAGACAGAAATACCCGCTCTACTACGAGCAAATGATCCGGATGTGGGAGCGGCGCTACGAGCAGGTAGCACAGATGGTCGATGCTGGCATCCACATCATGGTAGGTACCGACACTGCGCCAAAGCCGCTACACGGGGGAATTGGCCAAGAGATTGCGGAATTGGAAAAGGTAGGACTGCCCGGTAGCGAAATCGTAGCGGCAGCCTCTTGGCGCACCAGGAATTTCTTAGAATTGGACAATCTTACCGAGGGCGCCAGTGCAGACTTTTTGTGCTACCACGAAAACCCGCTGGAAAATCCTCGGATCCTAGCCAAACCAGATGAGGTGTATCTGCGCGGGCGCAGATATAAGTGA
- the ffh gene encoding signal recognition particle protein → MFNSLSDRLTNAFQSLRGKGVLSEADVDKTTSEIRRALLEADVALPVVREFISNVREKAYGVSKSRSLNPGQQVIKIVNEELIQILGGEARDLHEADRGPTVYMLAGLQGAGKTTLAGKLGKWLTEQGKRVLLVACDLQRPNAVNQLQVVGKRAGVEVWAPNPGNGVGDPVETARSGVNHAILNGYDMVIVDTAGRLGVDEEMMSQARAIKYAVEPHETLFVLDAMIGQDAVTTAEAFRDGVGFTGVVLTKLDGDARGGAALSVRGVTGEPILFASTGEGLTDFERFHPDRMASRILDMGDVLTLIETAEKAFDEREAEDMAKKLAKGNFTFNDFLAQMQQMRKLGSLKKIMGMMPGIGQYREALENFDEKEINRIEAIVRSMTPAEREDASIIRASRRKRIAAGSGVTVAEVNGLLKRFEAARKMMQQATRSGQIPGMPGMPGMPGVGGGRAARRKAGKSKKKKRKSGSPARTNSVKKSGNPAKVQKQSKGSAFGAPTSAPAPQPKMPSVDELPYDLKRLLGGM, encoded by the coding sequence GTGTTCAATTCGCTTTCTGACAGACTGACAAACGCTTTTCAGTCCCTTAGAGGTAAAGGGGTACTCTCTGAGGCCGATGTAGATAAAACTACATCCGAGATCAGGCGTGCACTTTTAGAGGCAGACGTTGCGCTACCCGTAGTTCGTGAATTTATATCTAATGTCCGCGAGAAGGCATACGGGGTCTCGAAGTCTAGGTCATTGAACCCCGGCCAGCAGGTCATCAAGATCGTCAATGAAGAACTAATCCAGATTCTGGGTGGCGAGGCACGAGACCTACATGAGGCTGATAGAGGGCCGACCGTCTACATGCTTGCTGGTCTGCAGGGCGCCGGTAAGACAACGCTTGCCGGAAAGCTGGGCAAGTGGCTTACCGAGCAGGGAAAACGTGTCCTCCTGGTTGCTTGTGACCTACAACGTCCTAACGCTGTGAACCAGCTTCAGGTGGTTGGCAAACGGGCAGGCGTAGAAGTGTGGGCTCCTAACCCTGGAAATGGGGTCGGTGACCCGGTCGAAACTGCTCGCTCCGGGGTGAACCATGCAATCTTGAACGGTTACGACATGGTTATTGTCGATACCGCTGGCCGACTTGGCGTCGACGAAGAGATGATGAGTCAGGCGCGCGCCATCAAGTATGCGGTGGAGCCGCACGAAACTCTATTCGTCCTCGACGCGATGATCGGTCAGGATGCGGTTACGACCGCCGAGGCTTTCCGCGATGGGGTCGGATTCACTGGCGTTGTCCTCACGAAACTAGATGGTGACGCACGCGGTGGTGCAGCACTTTCAGTTCGTGGCGTTACCGGAGAACCAATCCTCTTTGCTTCCACCGGGGAAGGCCTTACTGATTTCGAACGCTTCCACCCCGACCGGATGGCCTCGCGCATTTTGGACATGGGCGACGTACTTACCCTCATCGAAACAGCCGAGAAGGCTTTCGATGAGCGAGAAGCGGAAGACATGGCGAAGAAACTCGCAAAGGGTAACTTCACTTTCAACGATTTCCTGGCGCAAATGCAACAGATGCGCAAGCTTGGCTCCCTGAAGAAAATCATGGGCATGATGCCGGGTATTGGCCAGTACCGCGAGGCGCTAGAGAACTTTGACGAAAAGGAAATCAATCGCATCGAAGCGATAGTTCGGTCGATGACTCCGGCTGAGCGTGAGGATGCCTCGATTATTCGTGCCTCAAGGCGAAAGCGCATTGCCGCCGGTTCTGGCGTGACCGTGGCCGAAGTCAATGGGCTTTTGAAGCGTTTTGAAGCAGCCCGCAAGATGATGCAGCAGGCAACCCGTTCCGGCCAGATTCCAGGAATGCCCGGTATGCCGGGAATGCCTGGTGTTGGGGGAGGGCGAGCCGCCCGTCGCAAGGCAGGCAAATCTAAGAAAAAGAAGCGCAAGTCCGGTTCCCCGGCACGAACCAACAGCGTAAAGAAGAGCGGCAATCCCGCCAAGGTGCAAAAGCAATCCAAGGGATCGGCATTTGGCGCCCCCACTTCTGCCCCCGCTCCTCAACCAAAGATGCCATCGGTAGACGAACTGCCTTACGATCTGAAGCGCTTGCTCGGAGGCATGTAG
- the rpsP gene encoding 30S ribosomal protein S16, giving the protein MAVRIRLKRVGKIHRPVYRVVVVDQHKKRDGQVIERVGQYDPNPDPSVIKLQSERIQYWLGVGAQPSDTVKRLLVLSGDWAKFKGAKNTESRIKVADADAASKQAEEAVKAAEADAEKRKAAAAEAKAKAEAEAKAAEEAKAAEEAAASEEKAEEAAEAEAPAEEA; this is encoded by the coding sequence GTGGCAGTTCGTATTCGACTCAAGCGAGTTGGCAAGATTCACCGTCCCGTCTACCGCGTCGTTGTTGTAGACCAGCACAAGAAGCGTGATGGTCAGGTCATCGAGCGCGTAGGCCAGTACGATCCGAACCCGGATCCTTCGGTAATCAAGCTTCAGTCCGAGCGCATTCAGTACTGGCTGGGTGTTGGCGCACAGCCGTCCGACACCGTAAAGCGTCTGCTGGTTCTGTCCGGTGACTGGGCCAAGTTCAAGGGTGCCAAGAACACCGAATCGCGCATCAAGGTTGCCGACGCCGACGCTGCTTCTAAGCAGGCTGAGGAAGCCGTGAAGGCTGCTGAAGCTGACGCCGAAAAGCGTAAGGCTGCTGCTGCCGAGGCTAAGGCAAAGGCAGAAGCAGAGGCTAAGGCTGCTGAAGAGGCCAAGGCCGCCGAGGAAGCTGCTGCTTCCGAGGAAAAGGCTGAAGAGGCCGCTGAAGCTGAAGCGCCGGCCGAGGAGGCCTAA
- a CDS encoding CDP-alcohol phosphatidyltransferase family protein, protein MTGLLWALLAISALYHGQIKLMWMWLGISLIVDAADGPMSRKAEVTKVVPWFSGVMMDNVVDYLTWTFVPAIFMTLYLPLGPKPLPVVAAALALGSSMFCYCNTKMKSSDWYFVGFPAAWNIVAIILWLFQTPALFNWLVIVVFTILAVVPWKWVHPFRVKRLRALNATAAVIWVATTAYMTVIAPSRPLWLSAAWLISGLWILAISAARTILGPSNR, encoded by the coding sequence ATGACGGGCCTACTGTGGGCTCTACTGGCAATTTCGGCGCTCTACCACGGTCAGATAAAACTGATGTGGATGTGGCTAGGAATATCTCTAATAGTTGACGCCGCTGATGGCCCCATGTCCAGGAAGGCAGAGGTAACCAAGGTAGTACCGTGGTTCTCTGGGGTAATGATGGACAACGTGGTTGACTACCTGACCTGGACTTTTGTGCCAGCAATATTCATGACCTTGTATTTGCCGCTGGGCCCCAAGCCGCTTCCGGTCGTTGCCGCTGCCCTGGCGCTGGGATCATCCATGTTCTGCTACTGCAACACCAAGATGAAATCCTCTGACTGGTACTTCGTCGGTTTCCCGGCTGCGTGGAACATAGTCGCAATTATCCTGTGGCTATTCCAGACGCCCGCCCTGTTCAACTGGCTGGTAATCGTAGTCTTTACCATCCTCGCAGTAGTGCCGTGGAAGTGGGTACACCCCTTCCGAGTGAAACGACTACGGGCACTAAATGCCACCGCGGCTGTCATCTGGGTAGCTACCACTGCCTACATGACTGTAATCGCCCCATCGCGTCCGCTGTGGCTAAGTGCTGCATGGCTCATCTCGGGACTTTGGATTCTGGCCATCAGCGCAGCACGCACCATTCTTGGTCCGTCGAATCGCTAG
- the smc gene encoding chromosome segregation protein SMC, translating to MRLEPGITCVVGPNGSGKSNVVDALAWVMGEQGARALRGTAMSDVIFAGTSGKAALGRAQVTLTIDNSDGALPIDYAEVTISRTLFRGGGSEYHINGTQCRLLDVQELLSDTGMGRQMHVIVGQGQLDAILSSTPEERRGFIEEAAGVLKHRRRKERAISKLNQMAGNLSRVEDLTDEIRKQLGPLARQAETARRADVISANVRDAKARLLADDAAALAERLTSLNESGAALEQKKKEAENNLSTITQELERAEREESEGSPALEALTTGWQRLTAVSERLRSNQILAAERVKSLSVPIAYHGEDPAELERRAAAATEEDRRQMEHIEAAVGYLQEITAAKVEAEKERLKLERELALAKSVAGKRNKERERLEREVSSANSRFDAATSHRKNALEALSLAKTRFEASKEGEKAVALPQKDQEVAKVHEAASADVRAQREKVVQARSKHQQALEAEMRWTSKRDALASTVAPADATASLLDRELPGLLGSLPPLIEISEGYEDAIALALGELAGTVVADSVENALAAADVAGGPVKLAIASQQAPASQPELKHGRWARSVVTAREGVMEGFLDLALAGIVIADSRQEAIAALTQPNVTTVISKDGEIISLHRIETGGTEVESVLSMQARLDNATKEAMAASRASLAAKGGLERAEKDLNAAEEDEARALRKLREADSAYAKAAEEAAALKAAVSAAKAELDRAQQALVRADQEKDTFRQRKEDAEQNLASFLESPTDSVAVEEVEKALVEARQRESELIKTETDARLSHRSEEEKGRHLRDRASALRKNAARQKEERNRAVAGEARRKQKLKEAEKLRDMATVALEAAQGALERARAARAQEEEAAKARSGQIKQIRKRLDDARKQLASLTDSAYRGDVAKAEINARKDQLAATAHDELSLSLDELVQHYGPHLLVPDPEQPDGPGYPYVRSEQEKRLRKANRELRALGKVNPLALEQHQALSERYKFLADQLADLRSSRDDLLQIIEDVDTQVRNAFSEAFADTRQAFHHVFEMLFPGGQGDLVLTDPENMLTSGIEIEARPAGKKVKRLSLLSGGERSLAALAMLVAIFKARPSPFYVMDEVEAALDDANLARLLTVFEELRQSSQLIVITHQKRTMEKADALYGVTMQGGVTSVVSQKLAK from the coding sequence ATGCGCTTAGAGCCGGGGATTACCTGCGTGGTTGGCCCTAATGGCTCAGGCAAGTCGAACGTCGTAGACGCGCTTGCCTGGGTCATGGGCGAACAGGGAGCGCGCGCACTGCGCGGTACCGCCATGTCAGACGTGATCTTTGCAGGCACCTCTGGCAAAGCCGCCCTCGGAAGAGCACAGGTGACACTCACCATCGACAATTCGGATGGGGCTCTTCCGATCGACTACGCAGAAGTAACCATCTCTCGCACTCTGTTTAGGGGAGGCGGCTCCGAATACCACATCAATGGCACCCAGTGCCGCCTGCTGGACGTTCAAGAACTCCTTTCCGATACGGGCATGGGCAGGCAGATGCACGTGATCGTGGGGCAGGGCCAGCTCGATGCCATCTTGTCGTCAACCCCCGAGGAGCGGCGCGGCTTCATTGAAGAGGCCGCAGGGGTGCTAAAACACCGCCGGCGGAAAGAACGGGCCATCTCAAAACTGAACCAGATGGCAGGAAACCTTTCCCGAGTTGAAGATCTAACAGACGAGATAAGAAAACAACTTGGCCCCCTTGCCCGGCAGGCAGAAACCGCCCGCCGCGCCGACGTGATTAGTGCTAACGTTCGCGATGCCAAAGCGCGCCTGCTCGCCGACGATGCGGCCGCGCTCGCGGAGAGGCTTACCTCGCTGAACGAATCCGGGGCGGCCCTGGAACAGAAGAAAAAGGAAGCCGAAAACAACCTCTCTACTATCACCCAAGAGCTAGAACGTGCCGAGCGAGAAGAATCAGAAGGATCCCCGGCACTGGAAGCACTAACCACCGGATGGCAGCGCCTCACCGCGGTATCTGAACGGCTGCGCTCCAACCAAATACTTGCCGCAGAGCGGGTAAAATCCCTGTCCGTACCCATCGCCTACCATGGGGAAGATCCAGCAGAACTCGAGCGCAGGGCCGCGGCAGCCACCGAGGAAGATAGACGCCAGATGGAACACATCGAGGCGGCGGTCGGGTATCTGCAGGAAATTACTGCCGCGAAAGTAGAGGCCGAAAAGGAGCGCCTGAAGTTAGAGCGCGAACTCGCCCTCGCCAAGTCTGTCGCCGGGAAACGAAATAAGGAGCGGGAACGCTTAGAACGCGAAGTCTCTTCTGCAAACTCGCGTTTTGATGCGGCTACCTCGCACCGAAAAAACGCGCTGGAAGCGCTCAGCCTTGCAAAAACTCGCTTTGAAGCCTCCAAGGAAGGCGAAAAGGCCGTTGCGCTACCTCAGAAAGACCAGGAAGTAGCCAAGGTGCATGAAGCTGCTTCTGCCGATGTGCGCGCGCAAAGAGAAAAGGTGGTGCAGGCGCGCAGCAAACACCAGCAGGCTCTTGAGGCTGAGATGCGGTGGACTTCCAAGAGAGATGCGCTCGCCTCTACCGTAGCGCCGGCCGACGCTACTGCCTCCTTGCTGGATCGCGAATTGCCGGGCCTGTTGGGATCATTACCCCCGCTAATTGAAATTTCCGAAGGGTACGAGGACGCGATCGCCCTGGCCCTGGGGGAGCTGGCAGGCACCGTTGTGGCCGATTCTGTAGAAAATGCGCTGGCTGCGGCCGATGTAGCGGGAGGCCCGGTGAAGCTCGCAATCGCCTCCCAGCAAGCACCTGCCTCCCAACCTGAGCTGAAACACGGGCGGTGGGCTCGGTCGGTGGTCACTGCCCGCGAGGGTGTCATGGAAGGATTCCTCGACCTTGCCCTTGCAGGAATCGTCATCGCGGACAGTCGGCAAGAGGCCATTGCGGCCCTGACGCAACCGAACGTTACGACCGTTATCAGTAAAGATGGCGAAATCATCTCGCTCCATCGCATCGAAACCGGAGGAACAGAGGTCGAATCCGTCCTCTCGATGCAAGCACGTCTAGACAATGCCACCAAAGAAGCCATGGCGGCCTCCCGCGCCAGCCTCGCCGCCAAGGGGGGATTAGAGAGGGCGGAAAAGGACCTGAACGCGGCAGAAGAAGATGAAGCCCGCGCCCTGCGCAAACTACGCGAAGCCGACTCAGCATACGCCAAGGCCGCAGAAGAGGCAGCGGCTTTGAAAGCGGCGGTCAGCGCGGCGAAGGCGGAACTAGATCGCGCCCAGCAGGCGCTAGTGCGTGCCGATCAGGAAAAGGACACGTTCAGGCAGCGGAAGGAAGACGCTGAGCAAAACCTTGCTTCGTTCCTGGAAAGTCCCACAGACTCAGTTGCGGTAGAGGAAGTAGAAAAAGCCCTCGTGGAGGCCCGGCAGCGCGAAAGCGAATTGATCAAAACTGAAACCGATGCGAGGTTGTCGCATAGATCTGAAGAAGAAAAGGGCCGCCATCTGCGCGATAGGGCCTCTGCGCTGCGGAAAAATGCTGCTAGACAAAAAGAAGAGCGCAATAGGGCAGTGGCCGGGGAAGCTCGCCGGAAGCAGAAGCTGAAAGAAGCAGAAAAACTTCGCGACATGGCCACGGTGGCACTCGAAGCAGCCCAGGGAGCCCTGGAGAGGGCAAGAGCGGCTAGGGCGCAGGAAGAAGAGGCCGCGAAAGCGCGCTCGGGGCAGATAAAGCAGATCCGGAAGCGTTTAGACGATGCCCGCAAACAACTGGCGTCGCTCACCGATAGTGCCTATAGGGGGGACGTCGCAAAAGCCGAGATTAATGCCCGCAAGGATCAGCTGGCTGCGACTGCGCACGACGAACTATCGCTCAGCCTGGATGAATTAGTGCAACACTATGGCCCCCATCTGCTGGTGCCCGACCCCGAGCAGCCAGATGGGCCAGGATATCCTTACGTGCGTTCCGAACAGGAAAAGCGCCTTCGCAAAGCCAATCGCGAACTGCGCGCACTGGGGAAGGTGAACCCGCTCGCGCTCGAGCAGCACCAAGCGCTTTCTGAACGCTATAAGTTCCTTGCGGACCAGCTAGCGGATTTGCGCTCCTCAAGAGATGATCTGCTGCAGATTATCGAGGACGTAGATACCCAGGTGCGAAATGCGTTTTCTGAAGCCTTTGCCGACACGCGCCAGGCATTTCACCACGTGTTCGAGATGCTCTTCCCAGGAGGGCAAGGGGACTTGGTGCTTACCGATCCGGAGAATATGCTCACCTCTGGTATTGAAATTGAGGCGAGGCCCGCCGGGAAGAAAGTCAAGCGCCTGTCGCTGCTTTCTGGTGGGGAACGGTCTCTGGCTGCGCTGGCAATGTTGGTTGCAATCTTCAAGGCCCGTCCCTCTCCCTTCTACGTGATGGACGAGGTCGAAGCGGCGTTAGATGATGCGAATCTAGCTCGCTTGCTTACAGTGTTCGAGGAATTGCGGCAGAGCTCGCAGCTGATTGTGATTACCCACCAAAAGCGCACTATGGAAAAGGCAGACGCTCTGTATGGAGTCACTATGCAAGGTGGAGTAACTAGCGTTGTGTCACAGAAATTAGCTAAATAG
- the ftsY gene encoding signal recognition particle-docking protein FtsY — MEHILQIVSRPEVWIPALVVVLILVVGGVVAHNRKQISPPPEKPQLPSSEESVQGEAPVEPQPQPEKQAEPATQEPPRIEKPSGRMAKLRSRLSKSGVLGSALLSVLGKGDLSTSDWEEIEDNLLMADLGLDATEEVVSRLRKEVAADGTHDPQRVKEILRAALLEQVGPDMDRSINFSATDENTPGVMLIVGVNGTGKTTTIGKIARIAKAEDKKVVLGAADTFRAAAAEQLQTWAERADVELVRSYKEGADPASVAFDAVKIGKEKGADVVIVDTAGRLQNKAGLMDELGKVARVIGKQAPLTEVLLVLDATTGQNGMQQARVFNEVVNLSGIVLTKLDGSAKGGIVVSVQRELGVPVKLVGLGEGADDLAPFDPQTFVDAIVGD, encoded by the coding sequence ATGGAACATATTCTGCAGATCGTCTCTAGGCCGGAAGTATGGATCCCAGCGCTCGTAGTAGTGCTGATTCTAGTTGTGGGTGGGGTCGTAGCCCATAACCGCAAGCAGATTAGTCCACCCCCGGAAAAGCCGCAGCTGCCAAGCTCTGAGGAGTCGGTGCAGGGGGAGGCCCCAGTCGAACCGCAGCCGCAACCTGAAAAGCAGGCAGAACCTGCCACCCAGGAGCCACCCCGAATTGAGAAGCCTTCTGGGCGTATGGCGAAGTTGCGCTCCCGCCTCTCGAAGTCCGGCGTGCTCGGCTCCGCGTTGCTATCCGTGTTGGGCAAAGGGGATCTGTCCACCTCTGATTGGGAGGAAATTGAAGACAATCTACTGATGGCAGACTTGGGCCTAGACGCAACTGAGGAAGTGGTTTCTCGGCTGCGCAAGGAGGTCGCTGCTGACGGCACTCACGATCCGCAGCGGGTAAAAGAAATATTGCGGGCAGCTCTTTTAGAGCAGGTAGGCCCGGATATGGACAGATCCATCAACTTCTCGGCAACTGATGAAAACACTCCGGGAGTAATGCTGATAGTGGGCGTAAATGGCACTGGTAAGACCACGACTATCGGCAAGATCGCCCGTATCGCCAAAGCAGAAGATAAGAAGGTAGTGCTGGGAGCCGCTGACACATTCCGCGCCGCCGCGGCGGAGCAGCTGCAGACGTGGGCTGAACGCGCAGACGTAGAGCTCGTCCGCTCTTATAAAGAGGGCGCAGATCCCGCTTCGGTAGCATTTGATGCGGTAAAGATCGGTAAGGAAAAAGGTGCGGACGTAGTAATCGTCGACACCGCCGGCAGACTCCAGAACAAAGCGGGCTTGATGGATGAGCTAGGTAAAGTAGCCCGAGTCATTGGCAAGCAAGCCCCTCTGACCGAAGTATTGCTGGTGCTCGACGCCACTACCGGCCAGAACGGGATGCAGCAGGCCAGAGTTTTCAACGAAGTTGTGAACCTGAGCGGCATCGTCCTAACCAAGCTGGATGGGTCCGCTAAGGGCGGCATTGTTGTTTCGGTACAGCGTGAGCTGGGGGTACCAGTAAAACTGGTGGGCCTTGGCGAGGGCGCTGACGACCTGGCGCCTTTCGATCCGCAGACTTTCGTAGACGCAATAGTGGGTGATTGA
- the ndk gene encoding nucleoside-diphosphate kinase, with protein MSQSERTLVLVKPEAFKRGLTGEVIRRIEAKGYELEALAVVTADEAKLREHYAEHVHKHFFSDLVEYMSSGPMTAIVVRGERCIEGMRVMAGSTDPTTAPAGTLRGDFGRDWGSNNIENVVHCSDSPTSAEREIKIWF; from the coding sequence GTGTCGCAGAGTGAACGCACACTAGTGCTGGTCAAGCCCGAAGCGTTCAAACGTGGTTTGACCGGGGAAGTTATCAGGCGTATCGAGGCCAAGGGCTACGAACTAGAGGCTCTTGCAGTAGTAACGGCCGACGAGGCAAAACTGCGTGAGCACTACGCAGAACACGTGCATAAGCATTTCTTCTCTGACCTTGTCGAATACATGTCCTCCGGCCCGATGACGGCAATTGTGGTTCGCGGAGAACGATGCATTGAGGGAATGCGCGTCATGGCAGGATCTACCGATCCCACTACTGCCCCTGCGGGAACGCTGCGCGGAGACTTCGGCCGCGACTGGGGTTCGAACAATATCGAGAACGTGGTGCATTGCTCCGATTCGCCCACCAGCGCTGAACGAGAAATAAAGATCTGGTTCTAA
- a CDS encoding RNA-binding protein — protein sequence MLADALEHLIAGIVDNPDDVRVSERSMRRGKLLEVRVNPDDLGRVIGRSGRTARALRAVMSALSKRGPVRVDVIDTDRD from the coding sequence ATGCTAGCGGACGCCCTCGAGCATTTGATTGCCGGAATCGTTGACAACCCGGACGACGTCCGTGTCAGCGAACGCTCTATGCGCCGCGGCAAGCTTCTTGAAGTACGCGTAAACCCAGATGATTTGGGACGCGTTATCGGCCGTTCTGGGCGTACCGCACGTGCACTTAGAGCCGTCATGTCGGCATTGTCGAAACGCGGCCCTGTCCGCGTGGACGTGATCGACACCGACCGCGACTAA